The following proteins come from a genomic window of Flavobacterium eburneipallidum:
- a CDS encoding glutamine synthetase beta-grasp domain-containing protein, with protein MAKIKLEYLWLDGYEPTQNLRSKTKVEEHENFQGTLEELGNWSFDGSSTRQAEGGSSDCSLVPVAIYPDPTRINGYLVMCEVMNADGTPHSSNGRATIDDEDDDFWFGFEQEYFIMDTKTQLPLGFPVGGYPAPQGMYYCSVGGKNTHGRKLVEEHADLCIAAGINFEGINQEVACGQWEFQLFAKGAKKAGDEIWVARYLLDRLTEKYGYYIDYHPKPLGKDMDWNGSGMHANFSNTALRTCGDKEVYAKICEAFRPVTAEHIAVYGAYNDQRLTGKHETASIHDFSWGVSDRGCSIRIPLIAVQKGYKGWLEDRRPASNGDPYKIAARIIKTVKSAL; from the coding sequence ATGGCTAAAATTAAATTAGAGTACCTTTGGTTAGATGGTTACGAACCAACACAAAATCTTAGAAGTAAAACTAAAGTTGAAGAGCACGAAAATTTTCAAGGAACTTTAGAAGAACTTGGAAATTGGTCTTTTGATGGTTCATCAACCAGACAAGCAGAAGGCGGTTCTTCTGACTGTTCATTAGTACCTGTAGCTATTTATCCAGATCCAACTCGTATCAATGGATATTTAGTAATGTGTGAAGTTATGAATGCTGATGGAACGCCACACTCTTCAAACGGTAGAGCAACTATTGATGATGAAGATGATGATTTCTGGTTTGGTTTTGAGCAAGAATACTTTATCATGGATACTAAAACTCAATTACCTTTAGGATTCCCTGTAGGTGGATACCCTGCGCCACAAGGTATGTACTATTGTTCAGTTGGTGGAAAAAACACTCACGGAAGAAAATTAGTTGAAGAACATGCCGATTTATGTATTGCTGCTGGAATCAATTTTGAAGGTATAAATCAAGAAGTTGCATGTGGACAATGGGAATTCCAATTGTTTGCAAAAGGAGCTAAAAAAGCAGGAGACGAAATCTGGGTTGCAAGATATTTATTAGATCGTTTGACTGAAAAATATGGTTACTACATTGATTACCACCCAAAACCACTTGGAAAAGATATGGATTGGAATGGTTCAGGTATGCACGCTAACTTCTCTAATACCGCATTGAGAACATGTGGAGACAAAGAAGTTTATGCAAAAATTTGTGAAGCTTTCCGTCCTGTAACTGCTGAACACATTGCTGTTTACGGAGCTTATAATGACCAACGTTTGACTGGTAAACACGAAACTGCATCTATCCACGATTTCTCTTGGGGAGTTTCTGATAGAGGATGTTCTATCCGTATTCCACTTATCGCTGTTCAAAAAGGATACAAAGGATGGTTGGAAGATAGAAGACCAGCTTCTAACGGTGACCCATACAAAATTGCTGCAAGAATTATCAAAACTGTTAAGTCAGCATTGTAG
- a CDS encoding glutamine synthetase III produces MSTLRFQALKEASSRKTVPFEEADRKSTIFGSNVFNEKAMKQYLTSDALKGVQGAIQYGTKIDRKLADYIAMGMKEWALSKGVTHYTHWFQPLTGTTAEKHDAFFETFFDGSDPVEKFGGGQLVQQEPDASSFPNGGIRNTFEARGYTAWDPTSPAFIYGTTLCIPTVFISYTGEALDNKIPLLRALSAIDEAATEVCKYFDKNVKKVTATLGWEQEYFLVDSALANSRPDLIMTGRTLLGHTSAKGQQLDDHYFGSIPTRALTYMRDLEQECMLLGIPVKTRHNEVAPNQFELAPIFEETNLAVDHNCLLMDVMQKVAERHDFKVLFHEKPFKGVNGSGKHNNWSLATDTGVNLLSPSKTPMSNLQFLAFFINTIKAVNDYESLLRGAIATASNDHRLGANEAPPAIISVFIGEQLTKVLDELEGVTKGKLSPEEKTDLKLNVVGKIPDVLLDNTDRNRTSPFAFTGNKFEFRAVGSSANCSNAMTTLNTIVAKQLKDFKVEVDALIDTKGLKKDEAIFNVLREYIKLSKKILFEGDGYSEAWEKEAEKRGLSNHKTTPEALKARASKQALDLFSEMGIMNHVEVEARYEIELEEYTKKIQIEGRVLGDLSQNHIIPTAIRYQNTLIENVKGLKEIFGDEFKTLAKEQIILIREVSGHIEGINSKVEAMTNERKKANNLENAQAMAEAYCNKVKPYFEQIRNHCDKLELLVDDETWTLTKYRELLLTK; encoded by the coding sequence ATGTCAACATTACGTTTTCAAGCTTTGAAAGAAGCTTCCTCTCGAAAAACGGTACCATTTGAAGAAGCCGATAGAAAATCAACTATTTTTGGTTCTAATGTATTCAACGAAAAAGCCATGAAGCAGTATTTGACTTCCGATGCTTTAAAAGGAGTTCAGGGTGCAATTCAATACGGTACTAAAATTGACAGAAAATTAGCTGATTATATTGCAATGGGAATGAAAGAGTGGGCTTTGTCAAAAGGTGTAACACATTATACCCATTGGTTTCAGCCGCTTACAGGAACCACAGCCGAAAAGCATGATGCTTTTTTTGAAACTTTTTTTGATGGTAGTGATCCAGTTGAAAAATTTGGTGGCGGACAATTAGTTCAGCAAGAACCTGATGCTTCCAGTTTTCCAAATGGCGGAATCAGAAATACTTTTGAAGCAAGAGGTTATACGGCTTGGGATCCAACATCTCCGGCGTTTATATACGGAACCACTTTATGTATTCCAACGGTTTTTATCTCTTATACAGGTGAAGCTTTGGATAACAAAATTCCATTATTGAGAGCTTTGTCAGCAATTGACGAAGCAGCAACCGAAGTATGTAAATATTTCGATAAAAATGTAAAAAAAGTTACTGCGACTTTAGGTTGGGAACAGGAATATTTTTTGGTTGACAGCGCTTTGGCCAATTCCCGTCCTGATTTGATTATGACAGGAAGAACTTTGTTAGGACATACTTCTGCGAAAGGGCAACAGTTAGATGACCATTATTTTGGGTCAATTCCAACTCGTGCATTGACTTATATGAGAGATTTGGAACAAGAATGTATGTTGCTTGGAATTCCAGTGAAAACCCGTCATAATGAAGTAGCTCCAAACCAATTTGAATTAGCACCAATTTTCGAAGAAACAAATTTAGCGGTTGATCACAACTGTTTGTTGATGGATGTGATGCAAAAAGTGGCAGAACGTCACGATTTTAAAGTTTTATTCCACGAAAAACCATTCAAAGGAGTGAACGGTTCCGGAAAACACAACAACTGGTCATTGGCAACAGATACTGGAGTTAACTTGTTGAGTCCGAGTAAAACGCCAATGAGTAATTTACAATTTTTAGCTTTCTTTATCAATACCATTAAAGCGGTAAATGATTATGAATCTTTATTGAGAGGTGCAATCGCAACAGCAAGTAATGACCATCGTTTAGGAGCCAATGAAGCACCGCCAGCTATTATTTCGGTGTTTATTGGAGAGCAATTGACTAAAGTTTTAGACGAATTAGAAGGGGTAACCAAAGGGAAACTGTCACCAGAAGAAAAAACTGATTTGAAATTAAATGTAGTTGGTAAAATTCCTGATGTTCTTTTGGATAATACCGACAGAAACAGAACTTCACCATTTGCCTTTACAGGAAATAAATTCGAATTCAGAGCGGTGGGTTCTTCTGCCAACTGTTCGAATGCGATGACAACTTTGAATACTATCGTTGCCAAACAGTTGAAAGATTTTAAAGTGGAAGTAGATGCTTTGATTGATACCAAAGGTTTGAAAAAAGACGAAGCGATTTTCAATGTGTTGAGAGAATATATTAAACTTTCTAAAAAAATCCTTTTCGAAGGCGACGGTTACAGCGAAGCCTGGGAAAAAGAAGCCGAAAAAAGAGGTTTGAGCAATCACAAAACGACTCCCGAAGCCTTAAAAGCCAGAGCGTCAAAACAAGCGTTGGATTTATTTTCAGAAATGGGAATTATGAACCACGTGGAAGTGGAAGCCCGTTACGAAATTGAGTTGGAAGAATACACCAAGAAAATCCAGATTGAAGGCAGAGTTTTAGGCGATTTGTCTCAAAACCATATCATTCCAACGGCTATTCGTTACCAAAATACGTTGATTGAAAACGTAAAAGGGTTGAAAGAAATCTTTGGTGATGAATTCAAAACATTGGCCAAGGAACAAATTATTCTAATCAGAGAAGTTTCCGGACATATCGAAGGAATAAATTCTAAAGTAGAGGCTATGACCAATGAAAGAAAGAAAGCCAATAATTTAGAGAATGCTCAAGCTATGGCAGAAGCCTATTGCAATAAAGTAAAACCCTATTTCGAGCAAATCAGAAATCACTGTGATAAATTAGAATTATTAGTAGATGATGAAACTTGGACATTAACTAAATACAGAGAATTGTTGCTTACAAAATAA
- a CDS encoding AIR synthase related protein has translation MSSDSSKRYAQRGVSASKEDVHNAIKNIDKGLFPQAFCKIVPDYLTNDSDYCLIMHADGAGTKSSLAYMYWKETGDISVWKGIAQDALIMNIDDLLCVGATDNILLSSTIGRNKNLIPAEVISAIINGTEELIKELDSFGVTIHSTGGETADVGDIVRTIIVDSTVTARMKRSKVIDNANIKAGDVIVGLESFGQATYEKSYNGGMGSNGLTSARHDVFGKYLATKYPESYDAAVPEELIYSGQVKLTDAVANSPIDAGQLVLSPTRTYAPIIKKILDKYSSDEIHGMVHCSGGAQTKILHFVQNLHIIKDNLFPVPPLFQLIQEQSKTDWKEMYQVFNCGHRMEIYVPEAVAQDIIAISKSFHVNAQIVGRVEASDAKKLTITSEYGNFEY, from the coding sequence ATGAGTTCAGATTCTAGCAAACGTTATGCACAAAGAGGAGTTTCAGCATCTAAAGAAGATGTGCACAACGCCATAAAAAACATCGACAAAGGATTATTTCCACAGGCTTTTTGCAAAATTGTACCAGATTATTTAACAAATGATTCCGATTATTGTTTGATAATGCACGCAGACGGCGCAGGAACAAAATCGTCTTTGGCGTATATGTACTGGAAAGAAACGGGCGATATATCCGTTTGGAAAGGCATTGCGCAAGATGCTTTGATTATGAATATCGACGACTTATTATGTGTAGGAGCAACCGATAATATTTTGCTTTCATCCACCATTGGAAGAAACAAAAACCTGATTCCAGCCGAAGTAATTTCAGCCATCATCAACGGAACCGAAGAACTGATCAAAGAACTGGATTCTTTCGGAGTAACCATCCATTCAACAGGTGGAGAAACTGCCGATGTTGGTGATATTGTTCGTACAATCATAGTAGATTCAACAGTTACGGCCCGAATGAAACGTTCTAAAGTTATCGATAATGCCAACATAAAAGCCGGTGATGTAATCGTAGGATTGGAATCTTTCGGTCAGGCGACTTACGAAAAAAGCTATAATGGCGGAATGGGAAGCAACGGACTGACATCAGCTCGTCACGATGTTTTCGGTAAATATCTGGCAACCAAATATCCGGAGAGTTACGATGCTGCCGTTCCGGAAGAATTGATTTATTCCGGTCAGGTAAAATTGACCGATGCTGTCGCAAATTCGCCCATCGATGCGGGACAATTAGTGCTTTCGCCAACTAGAACCTACGCACCAATCATCAAAAAAATCCTGGATAAATATTCATCTGATGAAATTCACGGAATGGTGCATTGCAGTGGAGGAGCTCAAACCAAGATTTTACATTTTGTACAAAATCTACATATTATAAAAGACAATTTATTCCCGGTTCCACCCTTGTTCCAATTAATTCAAGAGCAATCCAAAACCGATTGGAAAGAAATGTACCAAGTGTTCAACTGTGGTCATCGTATGGAAATTTACGTTCCCGAAGCCGTTGCTCAGGACATTATTGCGATTTCAAAATCATTCCATGTCAACGCACAAATCGTCGGTAGAGTGGAAGCTTCCGATGCTAAAAAACTGACGATTACCAGCGAATACGGTAATTTCGAATACTAG
- a CDS encoding SatD family protein: protein MKHFILMADVISSGKKNQNQLMVDFKDLVHEINQSYKKEILSPMTITLGDEFQGVVKDLGTSVNIILSLEENIIHKKLNFQLRYILYQGQIETPINADMAYEMLGSGLTNARLELNNLKDEKSRFKVLIENKLQNNVLNNIFIIFENINQKWNLESDYELVSNFFKFEDYKIIAKKLYKTRSQIWKRKKTLNIESYNATKNIIRLITEK from the coding sequence ATGAAACACTTTATTCTAATGGCAGATGTTATTTCAAGTGGTAAAAAAAATCAAAATCAACTTATGGTTGATTTTAAAGATCTTGTACACGAGATTAATCAATCCTATAAAAAAGAGATTCTTTCTCCTATGACTATTACTTTGGGTGATGAATTTCAAGGGGTTGTAAAAGATTTGGGAACTTCGGTCAATATTATTTTATCTTTAGAGGAGAATATTATTCATAAAAAGCTTAATTTTCAATTGCGTTATATTTTGTATCAAGGTCAAATAGAAACACCGATAAATGCCGATATGGCGTATGAAATGTTAGGTTCAGGTTTGACAAATGCTAGATTAGAACTGAATAATTTGAAAGACGAAAAATCTAGATTTAAAGTTTTAATCGAAAACAAATTGCAAAATAATGTTTTGAATAATATTTTTATAATTTTCGAAAACATAAATCAAAAGTGGAATTTAGAAAGTGATTATGAACTCGTGTCTAATTTTTTTAAGTTTGAAGATTACAAAATAATAGCTAAAAAACTCTATAAAACCAGATCGCAAATCTGGAAGCGCAAAAAAACATTAAATATAGAATCGTACAACGCAACAAAAAATATTATTCGATTAATAACTGAAAAATAG